The genomic segment CCCCATAATTAATCAAACTTTCGTATTTGTACCCTGTACAATTACATAATAGTCAATTACCACGTAACATTTCAATTCAGTCCATCACTAGCTATATATGCCAATTTCACTAGTGTTCCAATtatattcaaacatatatatatgaaatcaaacacaaaatttcaCGTAAGATAGTAaattttatatgaacttacctgttcAAAATGTGAAAAGAGTGGATACTTCAAAGAGTAATCTGCAATTTTAACTTTTCCCCTATTAACTCCACTTGAatccaaatcttgatctatacaattctTTTCTAGAACCAATCAATACTATGCCATGATATATATGATCCTATATACTTCTATTTTTGATTCCcctcatattttttattttattaaatttagtccctaaactcgagaTAAGCATAAATTTGGATTCCTAGCTTCagattaaaatctgatttcataTATTATCATTAGAGAActtatactttctatttctaatatattttcataacaatatttacatttattcaatttggtccctaaggTAACAAAGTTAGCAAACAAAcaaaattaactttacaatccagttcttttcataatctaagcttaaaatctatcaattttaagtttaattcttcaagaaatcaacaatgacaactttctaaaattttaacagattcaaatctataaaaattacatgaaaaagtACTTAATTACCTTGAATAATAGTTGGTCGACTATTGAGTTGGATGAAAGGGttttttctttaggttttctttcttttgaacGGTGGAACAACATGGAAGATGAAAATCTTCCACttagttgttatttatatataGATTAGCCTTAATTTTGCTTAATTAACCttgtttaattaactaattaagaCATAATTAAACATAACTTAATCATAATCAAGCCTAAGTGGATTATACCATCATCAAGTAATCTTATTGAAAAATAGTTTAGTTATCATTTTGGACTTTGTTTAATTGCTATCTAAGTCTCTAAGCCTTTCGTCAATTAAAACTCCATAgtgattatattttataatttaatccctgagccttaattaactattaatttgacAAAATTACTCGACCaatcatcaatatatttttatactaacttcttaaatattcatatttaatatttatgagttcgGTTTATGGAAATGGAgttccaaaatcatatttttcgaTATCACTAAAAATTGAGCCATTACAAGTATGCGGAGGTGGTTTAACAATACTAAAATCCAATTACTATATAGTTTTTTTCTGAACATACTCCTACatgattatctttaaaattttgtttttatacaataataatattttagttttataacattttatttttaaaatataattaaatgttattttattagtctcatttaattaatctaaaaattttatcgAGGACAgtaatttctcatacatttttacttactaaataattaactaaattaaatattatttattataaattaattttacataattttaactaaattacataatatttattattaattatttatattcgGTCAATGATCAGTGAATGATGTCAAAGAGTAATTAGAatattagataaaattgcataagatatttatttttattgctaaTTTTATTAGTAACTGTATTGTTGAATACTTTTTTGATCTAACATATTACATATAATGATATAATTTTAAGTCTTGTTACTTGTTTAAGAAATTTTTTCTCAAGTAATAtcgataatttttatttatactattaataaaacctctaattgagttggtgtcatagTTAACCGAGTACCAACTCAATTATGAAATGACTAATATACTCTTTTATTAAATGactattgttattattttgatagcctttttatcttttcatacttttatttttttatagttttaaaataaaaaaataaaattaacatatctaaaaatttaacccatatataatttataaacaaatcTTTTACCACTAcaccaataataattcttaagtaaacttaaacaaatttaacttttaacatcaaatattttctcaccatatttgtatatctatactattgtTTAAGCTCTTGACTGAGTTGATGTCACGAGTGAACTAGACATAAACTTAGTTAGGAAAATTATGGAAATGAcatttcgtaattaaaataaattatattttttgaaagtattttattcttttcattttaacaaaaaaatacacATGGTGTGATTTGAATTCACACCAATTGAattaataaaaccttaaatttaccacttaaataaagtttcattttaatctgttttatacatttttattttaatatgcacaattttttatttccattagttgtatatctatactattaataaaatctcTGATTGAGTTGGTGCCAAGAGTTAACCGAGTACCAACCcaattaaaaaataactaatatACCCTCTTATTTGCAAAGTAAGATATAAGTAAAAATTTGTACATAATGAGATTTGAACAAAGATCactatgcatataaaattttttcttttaccatttttgaactacacgttttattatttattgtatgctaTTTTAAACACACATATACGTTTTAAATTCTTAATttccacatgcatacatgtgtgatagaatttctagtaaTAAATAATATTCTTTTTCTAAGAAATCTAAACTTATGCGCTCGTATAACTACAACTTATATTACCAAACTATAATTCAAAACCGGATTAGTTAAATTGAATACTGATCGGGGTACTAGTCCGAAATAAGAGGCTAGGTCAATTCAACCGCTGACTGATAAAGAAACAATTAAACATGGtactatctttttatttatttatgaattttaataattGATGAGCCGATACAGGTCTGCAAACCTTGTACCAAGCATGACATTGGTTGAGCCTTTTGGAGTTACTCGTATCATATCAGAAACCAGAAAAACATGATTTTCATTAGTAAAATAAAGGGGAGAAACTTGATCTATTGATACAATGGATTCTAAACTTCTAATACAAAGCTCATTTCTCCATGTCTTTGGAGAAACCTGATCTGATCTGatcaaaataaaatacaaagTGGACTATAAACAAAAATAATCCATATTCAGAAGTACCTAATATTAGTACCTACATACACAATTATTATCATTTGTTCTGCTTCATTCTCTCCAAAACAAAAATGATAGAAAACAAAGATGAAAATATAAGCTTTAGCAGCAACAGCTAAACATGGTATGGAATCTACTGTGATGTCATGGCGCAGCAATCCCCTTCTTCACCAGCATATCGTAAACTCTATCGATCTTGCTTGGTTCAATCTTGAACAAGCGATGAGCATCCGCTTTCTTACTAACATTTCCATTGAAGATCTCTTCTGAAATGATCTGTAGCATCCTTAGATAAAGTGGTGGAGGTAACCGAATCTCACTGCACAGCCGCTTCTCCTGCCACCAATCCAACACAAACCATCAACAGTTTGGCTAATAGCTCCAATGAAAACTACAGTAAGGTATAAGAGTGCTTGCAGATTGCAAGCAAATTCCTGCCTCAAGGCTAGACCTGTCAATCGGATATATCGGGTTGATTTTAACTTGGGTTAATATGGGTTGGGGCAAATCAGGTTTTAAAAAATTTCACGTCATTTTGGGTTTGCGTTGTTTCGAGTTCAGGTCATTTGGGTTTGCTAATCAAGTTTTTCAGGTTGGGTCGTTTTGGGTTTGTCATTCAAGTTTGACACATGAGTTCAGGTCATTTGGGTTTGGGACATTTTTGGATTGGATCATTCTGGATTTGGGTTGTTCTGAGCTTCGATAGTTGTCCTTTTATGAAACACTAATTTATGAATGCAATTGTTTGAAACACAGCTTCAGATCCAgatgaaaatatagaaattaGGGATATAACATTCTTACAGTTTCAGAGAGTAACTGGGTTTCGGCGAAACCCATTATGTCCAAATCTTTAGCATAGCTTGAAGAAGCCTGTGCTGTTGGTCTTGCATTTGAGTCCTTGCCGACAGACTCGGAAGCCATGAATGAATTTGGGGCTGCCTGGCCACCTGGACCACCCTGGACTCCATCTTTTGCTCTGTGAGAACTCTCTTCAGCTTCCcgtttctttttttgttcaagATATTGATCTGCTTCAGCTGATGTTCGACAACCAGCTGCTCGGGCTTCCTGCATATAGTTATTTCACGTGACAACAATCGATGACCATATTATGAAGATTACATATTTAAATGAGGTAGAAGAAGTGGCCAAGCAGAATAGTGGGTTATAAAGCAGCAATAGCATGAATAATACCTTGAGTTCTTCGATCCTTTTTAAAGTCCGGTGCTCGGCGATAACCGTCTGAAGCAATTCGTCATGTTCTTCCTTTGAATGAAAACGCATGAAGACATCATAACGTCGGCAGAGTGCTCTCTCCTCGGGAGATAAGTCTTTCTCTATAGGATTAGGATATAACAAATTTCTTTCTAGTATGAAATCCTTTCTACGCTTCCTCTCATCCAACCTGACAGTagatttattttgagtatgaggTAGAGAAAAGTATTGCATAAAGGCAAATCAATTGAAACGGAACAGAATTTCCTAGACCTGAAAAGTATCGAGTCATAAGTCTTTCCCCGACCCCAAGACCTTTTCTATCCTATGAAATTTTATTCTGATATACTAATATGGACTTTACTTTTTTGCATCTTACACATTCACAAGGGTGGAATCAATTATCTCCAGCACAAATCAGATTACCAACTGCCTACCTCTTTGAATAGATACGTAACACTCGCAGCTTAAGCTCACGCTCTTCCTCAGTATCAGTGTCTTTAAATTCCATCTCAGCTAGTAACTGCTCGGCATCATTGTCGTACTCTGGATCGAACTCCTGCCTTTTGGCATTATAACCACTCAACTCAACTAAAGATGGACCTTCATTTCCTGAAGAATTTGGCTTCTTTCCCCCATAATTTCTGTCAATTTGATGATCTAAAAGacaataataaaaatgaactAAATACTGGCATTTCAATATATTATGATTATGGCTCCATCCACACATAAACTTCACTGGCAGATAACAATGAATGGCGATTTGAAGCAAGTGTCATATGAATGTACATGTATGAAACTACATATGGCTTAGTAGCATCTGGGCTATATATTACTTAGACCAGTCAATTTTGACCCAAAGCTGAAAACTCGACTAGATTAAtctgaatccaaacccaacccaacccaacccaatttgAATATAAAAAGTCAACAACTGGAACCTGCTCAACTGGGATCCGAAAATGACCCAGACTAGAAATGACCTGAACCAAGTGTCAACTTGAAATGACTTGACTAGCAAACCCGAAAGAATCAAACCcaaaaaaatccaaatccaatTGACCCAAAACAAACACAACTTGAACTTGACACGGAAATTTTAAAACCAGAATTGATCGGACCTAAAACCAATCCGAGCCCCCAGTTGAGAGGTTTAATATTACTGGAATAATGATAGTAAAAGAGaacaaagaaaaagtaaaaagataACAGACCTTCCATTTTAACATTGCCATCTTTAACCTGGTTCATGTTCGATACTTTCACAACAGTGGCCGATGCTGTGATGTTACTGCTAGAACGCGCCCCAGACTCTACATCTAAAGTTTGCAGATACAAGGCAGAGAGCACGAGGATCACAGTGATTAGATTATCAGTGCCCACACTAAATAAATAAAGTATCTCCCAgcagggaaaagaaaagatatatcAATGCTCACCTGCATTTAAGCCAGACATTATTCGGCCACAATTACTGCCTTCAACTCTGGGTAAATCAATAAAATTCACATAAGAAATGGCACAGATGAACAAAGAGGATACATACAGAGAGGAGAATGGTGGTTATACTTGACTCTTGAAGGTGAAAAAGGAGATTCTTCTTTCACTGAAAGCTCCCCAAGCATAGTTCCTACAAAGCTCACGATAAGTTAGTAATGGTAAGAAATTTTATTAACAGCAGGCATCAATAATAATTAAGTTCACTGTTGTTACGTTCTCTAGGGAGAATTTTTCTACCATGTAAATGCAAGATAGTTTCAAGCAAAAGGGGAAAGAAAATGAATCCAAGGCTTACGAATCATAGCACTTACAAATTTCCCTTCACCAATATCACCAAATAAAAAGCAGGGGGGGGGTGAAGACATATTTAAGATTATAAAAAGGAGACGAACTGAAAAAAGACACTAACCTTTCTTGTCCTCAGTATGCCCTTTAGCCATTGCAAGAAGctcttttctattttttccaACAACGTGAGACATATCCTTTGAAAAACTCAAGTTGTCAGATCTTTATTATATGCACAGAAAGGCACAACTAATAAGGGATTTGATAGTTCTTATACCGGAAGAGGGAAGAACGGGGACTTCATATAAACATTAGTATAGTGGTCAATGCACTTCTCCTTACTCTTTGTGCCCACATGCTCAGCTACTTCTGCCCAGTTTCCGAGGCCATACATTTCAATTCCCtacaattagaaaaaaaaaataaaacaagattGATTCCTTGATTATTCCACATATATATGCTGTACGGAACAAATCAAGAAGGACCAAACATAACTTTCTTCACTGCTTTAACAATGAGTATGAACATAGAAATACCTCTAGAAGCAAAATTTCATCATCTGCATTCCAGTCAGGACAGATAAGGGGAAAAGATAAGTTGTCCTGTTAATCAAAACTCTGTTGTCAGCACTGAATCATAACATAACCAAAGGTACATAAAACAGATATGAGATACAGAAACATGAGCAAAAATGAAGTTCATCAGAAGCTCTATGTTAACATAAACAACAAAAATGACAATTCAGTATGATATCAGGACAGGAAAAATTGTTTCCGGAAGGCTTTTACTAACCATGACCCTGTAAAGATGGCAGCTTTTATGAGGCGTAACCTCGGCTCCAACAGAAAAGCACTCTATACATAGGTCGAAATCAGGACAAATAGCACATTTGATACGGATTTTTCCTGTGATGTCCTTGTTGCAATAATTGCAGTGGTATAAAGCTCTTTTCCCTTCACTTGTTCCTTGACCTAGCTCCGAAAAGGATATAAGATCAGGAATAGATGGAAAAGGGTCAAAATAGCTAACAAATGAACAAAGAGAATTGCCTGAGTTCTAAAGAACCAAAAGTATTTAGAATACTTAGGGAGGaccaatcattttaaaataatcacaaaatcACCAGCACCATACCATGGGCTCAAGAATCTTGACAACAGCTAATCATAATACTATGTATCTAACCACTTATTAGAACTTTTCCAAATGCAATATATGCATAGCCAATctgctttagatagaattatggGTCAACTTTTAGCAACTATATCAAGGTCTAAAATAAGGATAGAATATAGCAAAACAGAATATCGACTTTTTTAAGTTTTAGGCAGCAAAGTCTCTACATTCAGAGGGTCTTTACCCTCTAGGTTCTAGAAAAGGTGATCTGCAAAGCTCCAAATATTTAACAATTCCTttttctcataaaaataaaatggccACTGTTATCTCTTGAAACTTTTGCATTTGTAGCCAAAGACTTGTATCATAATACTAGAAAATGGCCCTTGGCACACTCTCCATATGGCTCTGCTATAAATTTCCATTACTAGATAAAAACATTGATATTTTGGTTatcttatttttatcaaataattgCATCATAGAAAAGAACTTTTCACTGCAAAATTCATTCTGAGGGGGTTGCATTTTGAAAATCGTAGAAAAGCACCTGAAGAAGAAGATTCTAAATTTTCTCCAGCAGAGGCATTCTTTTTTCTCCTTGATCTGCATAACAAGAAAGGGGTATTTAAATGAAGCAACCCAAAAAAGAGAATCATGAAAACCCCATTAACTGATTATATCACAatataaagggaaaaaaatgcTGTTAACCAGTTAATAGTTAATTATTACACAAACAAACGGAAGAAGACATAAGCAATCAAAAGGAAAATAAGACAACAATGATTCATCCTTTGTTATCATAAAATTCATTACAACAAGTGATGTTAGATTCTGAGTATGTAAAATTCACCATAAGAAAGAAACCTCAAAGTTAATGAACTAATAATCCAGTATAATTAAATGGCAGAGTAGATAATCAAATctattaaaatagataatatcccTAATCATAGCCTCTGTTTATTTTATCACTTTATATTTCTCAAAATCATCACAATGAATTTGTTATACTGAGTTACGAGCAATGCTAGAGCCCAAAAAAGGCTCAAACTCACAAGAGCTCAAGCATCCAACATCACCAACTGTTGACAAAGGCAGCAAACCACCTGGCACAACAAGTAGCTGACAGAGATCAACTACCTTGTCAGAAAATGACTCCAAGCAACCAACAGTTATAGGGCTGACAAACTGATCACTAGGCACACCAGGACGCCAACATGGCCAGTTGGACAGCCAATAAGCATGCTTCATGCAGCCATTCGAACAGTCCAAAGACTAAGCATAAATACCTGAAGTACGACTCGACTTCTCTCTCTACACTCTCGTGTCATTATCGTGCTTAAGCTCATACTTCCGTTTCCATCTGATAACACCCTTTAGTAACTTGAGAATTGAGCATTATGGAGCATAAGCTTCGGCGCTCTATCTCACGTTAGGAACCCATATTCTCTAAGCCCCGCTTACCTTCCTCGAAGAGTACCGTCAAGGTCAGCCAATCACCAAAAGAGCATCAACAGTATTATTGCACAAAAGTGAACATTTTACAGACAGGTCCTAGTGTTCTTTCTACTAACTAAAAAAAAGGAGTAACTGAAAATGCAAAAGTTCGAACTCAAACCAACAGTTCTAATTTCTGAAAATAATCTTAGCCCTTCACCATGCAAGCTAAAATGCAGATTTCTGAATGACaagttttttcttaaaaaaacatacaatttaacataataattcttcaaaataaggaaattaaagaaagaaatgatGACTAACCTCTGGGTAGGATCCTCATCAGCAGAATGAAAATTCCCGCGAGAACGACCCATTGAAAATTTGAAGTACTGAACCCTAGTTTCTCAATGAAGTAAGGAAAAAGACTTTTCGGTAAGGAAGAGCAGCTTAcagaaaaaaaagttaatgaaTTTGACGGGTTTAGCTGAAATTCGTAAAATTCCCAGAAATTTTGAATCTTTATGAGGATTGGGAATTGAACGAATTCAGTTGTGTTTAtactaataattataataattattttactgTATCTGCAATTAAGCATATTGTTTGGTAGTTCGATTTATATACTGCCAATTCCAAACagcttttttttgtgtgtgtgtttttctttcttaaatttatttctGAAACagaacccttttatttatttttttctttaaaaatattatttaccaTTTGACCCTtgaattttacaaatatttttattgttttggtacttaaatttttatctcattttatcttaaaattatcaacatctaataaaaatatattatgtttcagattttcttttaaaataaactggacaaaaataataattcaatcacTAAATTATCaaaactttaaatattaaaataatatatatatataaaattcaaaagtcAAATAGTGAATTAATCCTTAATTTGTTACCGCTAAAAGTAAAAGAGACTTGCTCCGGTTAGCTctaggtttttaattaattaattaatattttcttttttaattaaatattgaatggcagttgacatttttattttcattttttcctaTTTATCTTCTATCTAAATATGATCTGCTCCTACACTCAAGTGTATGATAGTTACAAATTAAAATTGCATCCAAAAAGATAGGAAAAATGTCATGAGACTAGTACTTAACAGAGGAGTAATGTCTTTTctatttaataatagtaataatcgAAATAAGATTAGATGCTATGTTAACTTGCTATAGTATAGTTCAggtaaatttatagttttactaAAAGGTTAATTTTTTCGTGagaaatttttaaagtattattcGTTATATAATTAATCGACTTATTAATAATTGAAAGTATTATAATTTGATGAGAGTCAACCtacaaaagagagagaaatcaaCATATTGCATATAATTTAAGTGGTGTTGTAGTTGCAAGTGCCTTATATAAACATCATGTTAATGGTTCAAGTTCTTTCACATACAGGTGAGCTCcataattatacatgcatattaaTACTTTTCGCTTGAATCTTGCAGTTCCATCAATCCAAGTTCTACGAGCTCTATGAACCAAGTCCCATCAAATAGTTGTAGGATATGACCTCATGGCAGTAAGAGATTACGTAATAAATTTACATGAACATTCGACAAAAGAGTCCTATATATCAACCAATGtttgacataaaaattttaaattgtaaattgcaaatgagatgttaaattattaataagtttttattttaattatttaattttaaaatgttacaaaatattaataatttatttaaaaatttttatttaagtcattgaactattcaaaagtttttatttaagttacttagcttttaaatttaaaaaaagaaaaagaaaaacaacatgACTAACAAGCTTTGAGCGATAATTCGACGATCAGTACGGTGGATCAATGTCAATCaataagtagaagaacataccttagatccaaatcAATCTGATAATTAGTGTTGGAGAttggaaaagaaaattatttggattttggttcgTAGATTCATGACATTCAAagatgtttcatgaaaaaaaattaaattgtagaagagaaggggaaTGAGAACTTTTGATTAGTGCAAACAGAGTGAATAGAGAAGCCATAGAATATCAATTTTAACAACCGAGTGACTTAAATGCAAATATTCGAATAGTTTAgagaccattttgtaactttttaaaaccgggcaaccaaaacataaacttactaatagtttagttgccttaggtgtagtttaccctatttttaaatattgaaagaaattaGCCATTTCAGGTAAATAGAATGATCAAAAGTGCCTGTGAAGTCTCCGTACTCtttgaaaatttagaatttagttcttatactttcattttcaagaatttaatctctttattttttaaatttcaaaattcaggaataaatgttaacattgttaatttttttgttaaattcaaatttattacaaTGTCATTTATTTATTACATGGCTATcgagtgagtattttttatttcaaaatgtcacaccaacaaatttaacagtgttaatagtttgattaaattttaaaatatgaaaagtaaagtgactaaattcctaaaaataaaagtacatggattaaattctaaatttttgtaaaGTACATGGACTTATATGacaaattttaattcttttcttttcttattaacaACACGACCACCAACATGTAACGGAAGTAGATGAGTGAACTGTGAAGACCCATTTAAAGCTAAAAAAACTTAATGTGATTAATGAATgaagattttgatgattttttccTGGATTACAATAATCAAACACTCTTTAATGATAGAATCCAAATTGACCCTATAAATAAGTGGCAAAGGGTCTAGTCCTAGTTGCGGGGTTAACAATTAAATCAagcatttcttcttcttcttcaatcttTTTACAAATGGAAAAGAAATTGAATGGTGTGTTTTGGTGTGTTGGGGTATTAGGGTTAGTGACAGTGGTTTTAACAGTGCATGCAATCACATGCGAAGAAGCCGTACAAACACTGATGCCATGCAAGGCATACTTGACGACCCCTGCACCCTCACCCACCCTCGCTTGTTGTCAAGCCGTGGCTAGCGTTAATGCATCGGCCAGCACCACTCAGTCACGTAGGGATCTGTGCGAATGTTTCAAAAAGAAGGCCCCGGTTTATGGGGTTGATCCTCAGAAAGCCAAGCAACTTCCTGGTTTGTGTGCTGTTCAAGTTCCTTTTCCGTGTGATCCATCAGTCGATTGTCAGCAGTacgtaatattttttatttattatgtactAGGGTTTATACTTTATCATATGGTATAATTAATAAAAGTATCATAGACGTTCTTGTATTAGGAGTTGAATTACATTTTGCTCGTGCTACTAAAAAAATGGGCAAGTACCTTAGATCAAAGAATTAATTggcctttctattaaaaatttcatcaatttctactattaagtgatgatgtgtCACTATACTTGGTTGCTTGAATTAGTCTCTTCATGTAAGCATAAAGTATATGTGGCACGTTATGTGTCGTTATttgcaggggcgaagccagaacaaatttttagggggtcgaatgaaattttaattttttatagtctatatttttataatttttaaagaattaaatagaatttttataattttaggggggctaaagtataattttacctttactaatttaaaattttttaaaaaaaattcaagggcctaaatagaaaattttcattttaggggggctaGGGCCCCTGCCAACCCCCCTGTATCCGCCTCTGGCTATTTGGTTGCGTTGTTAGaatgactagtttgctcttttaGCTAACATATAATGACTAATTTATCCTTTTTTTAGTAGAGGtggtaaaatgcaatctgacttctAATATAGAAGTctctatgttattttttttatcaatattaCACATGATTAGTCAACTAGATAATAATACTTACTTGAAAATAAAGTTATAtgaatttact from the Gossypium hirsutum isolate 1008001.06 chromosome D09, Gossypium_hirsutum_v2.1, whole genome shotgun sequence genome contains:
- the LOC107891825 gene encoding transcriptional adapter ADA2b isoform X2, producing the protein MGRSRGNFHSADEDPTQRSRRKKNASAGENLESSSSGQGTSEGKRALYHCNYCNKDITGKIRIKCAICPDFDLCIECFSVGAEVTPHKSCHLYRVMDNLSFPLICPDWNADDEILLLEGIEMYGLGNWAEVAEHVGTKSKEKCIDHYTNVYMKSPFFPLPDMSHVVGKNRKELLAMAKGHTEDKKGTMLGELSVKEESPFSPSRVKYNHHSPLYVESGARSSSNITASATVVKVSNMNQVKDGNVKMEDHQIDRNYGGKKPNSSGNEGPSLVELSGYNAKRQEFDPEYDNDAEQLLAEMEFKDTDTEEERELKLRVLRIYSKRLDERKRRKDFILERNLLYPNPIEKDLSPEERALCRRYDVFMRFHSKEEHDELLQTVIAEHRTLKRIEELKEARAAGCRTSAEADQYLEQKKKREAEESSHRAKDGVQGGPGGQAAPNSFMASESVGKDSNARPTAQASSSYAKDLDIMGFAETQLLSETEKRLCSEIRLPPPLYLRMLQIISEEIFNGNVSKKADAHRLFKIEPSKIDRVYDMLVKKGIAAP
- the LOC107892950 gene encoding non-specific lipid-transfer protein, which translates into the protein MEKKLNGVFWCVGVLGLVTVVLTVHAITCEEAVQTLMPCKAYLTTPAPSPTLACCQAVASVNASASTTQSRRDLCECFKKKAPVYGVDPQKAKQLPGLCAVQVPFPCDPSVDCQHML
- the LOC107891825 gene encoding transcriptional adapter ADA2b isoform X1 translates to MGRSRGNFHSADEDPTQRSRRKKNASAGENLESSSSGQGTSEGKRALYHCNYCNKDITGKIRIKCAICPDFDLCIECFSVGAEVTPHKSCHLYRVMDNLSFPLICPDWNADDEILLLEGIEMYGLGNWAEVAEHVGTKSKEKCIDHYTNVYMKSPFFPLPDMSHVVGKNRKELLAMAKGHTEDKKGTMLGELSVKEESPFSPSRVKVEGSNCGRIMSGLNADVESGARSSSNITASATVVKVSNMNQVKDGNVKMEDHQIDRNYGGKKPNSSGNEGPSLVELSGYNAKRQEFDPEYDNDAEQLLAEMEFKDTDTEEERELKLRVLRIYSKRLDERKRRKDFILERNLLYPNPIEKDLSPEERALCRRYDVFMRFHSKEEHDELLQTVIAEHRTLKRIEELKEARAAGCRTSAEADQYLEQKKKREAEESSHRAKDGVQGGPGGQAAPNSFMASESVGKDSNARPTAQASSSYAKDLDIMGFAETQLLSETEKRLCSEIRLPPPLYLRMLQIISEEIFNGNVSKKADAHRLFKIEPSKIDRVYDMLVKKGIAAP